The sequence below is a genomic window from Ciona intestinalis chromosome 1, KH, whole genome shotgun sequence.
tcgctatcgcaTTCGAAGAggtaaatacttttatattatgtacatTTATAAACTCTTATGTACTTTCGGACGGATATAAACACGAAGAacaagtagggtggggaaaacgggacacctctTCATACATTTCTCAACCcgtttgctagtaaacaaagaacattcaaagaaatataaaagccatatcctcacgactcccatagatcgttgttaattgtttaaaacacgatcaagatatttggatactatgtgataaaggtgtcccgcttTACCCAGCATGCATTGGGTATAACAAGTTATTACAAGGGCTATAAAACGATACAAAACCTAGACTTGGAAACTTGTGCGGACTTGTTTAAGCTTGTACTACTACTAGCATGGTCTGGTTTCTGCTGTAACGAGTCCCCGTTACCATTTGCAGCTGAATTCGCCAGGTTTTGTGATAATTGTGTGACAGTGGTACTCAGTTCGGCAACCTGGCTCCGTAACCGTTCAAGTTCTTCCTGCTTTTGTCGCATTTCTTCAACAGTTTTAAGTTCTTGGTCTTTTAATTCGACAatcttattgtttaaaacatcttgCTGGAGTTTGGAGCCTTCTAGAAGTTTCCCTTGTTCGATTATTCGCTCAGAAAGCTCTTTGTTCTTTTCCTCTATGACGTATGAATCGGCGGAACGATTTTTCCAATTCTTGAATTCTTCGTTTGTTTCAAGATTGCTGAGtttctgtttaaacaattcaatCTCACCACGCGACATCGAAAGTTGTGTTTCCATTTCTTCAATCTTCTTTAACAAATCTTTATCCTACACAAACAGCAGCATTACGTCATGCGGTTACGTCATTAAGTATGaagtgtgatgacgtcataggttgTGTGAAACATGAAATACGTtttagtattaaaataaaaaaaataatttaacctttttaaGGCGGGGAAGCGACAGttgttacttatttaaaaagaaaaaaagttatttatattttatacctcAGTTAAAATAGGAGTGTTCGCCGTAATGTCGATCGTTTCGTCATCTGAAAAAGCAATTAACTATAAAGTATCTCttgtgctgtggggtaagctGTGGgtgaataccgttagcatctaAATCCCATATCGTATTTTTAACCTAATCGTATTATAACAATTGAAGACGCTTTTCATATCGTGAGCTGCTAAAACTTAATAGACTTATTGTATTGGCTATACGCCTGGCCACAGTTTATACTCAAAGCttcatacattcatacataCTTAGTTACACCATGCGCAAAAACACCCCACGCACATTTCTATATTATGCTTAGTTTGAATATATACACCAACCAACCGTGCACAGCTTGGCCAAAGcttctatatataaatatatacacttCATACTTTATACACAACGGGTATAATAACACACCACGTATACCTTGTACACTAACCCCCTTATTCTATATCCTTAGCTTTAATATAATACAACGTACCTTGCGCACCCGTCCCCTCTATAGTTATTCCACCGTCCACAACCTCCACAACTTGATGAGGTTCTTCCGATATCGGGGACAACGCATGATCATCATCTAATTTAACTTCTTCTTTTAATCCAACGACTCCAACTTCATTTTTCAAATCTTTAACATCCTCTTTTGATCCCCCAACCTCCGattcacattttaaatcaTCGTCTTCCAACTTAGGACCATCTGGTATATCTTCAACGTTTTCTTTGGATCCCGCATCTTTAGTTTCCTCTTTTAAACCAACGTCTAACTGAAGATCATCTTTGACCCCATCCTCCAAAACTTCTTCATCCAGATCTATGGTGATTTCATCTTCGATCTTCTGATCTTCTAAATCTCCAAGCAACATGGCTCCCGGGTCAGGATCGGAGGACCCCCCCTTATCCTTTATCGTTTCATCCTCGGTATCGGAGGACAAACTTGGAggaacaatgacgtcatcacccgTTTCTTGCGGGGACGAACGATCCATGAATTAGCAATTAATTACAAATCTAATACAAATCAAATGttgattaatttataaatatagcagggtgggggaagatgggacacctttaatacataatatctaaatagcctggtcgtgttttaaacaattaacaacggtctgtggaagtcgtgaggatatggttttataattcattgaatgttctttgtttactaccaaatggaaaaagaaaactaaacgaaaaggtgtcccatcttcccccaccctactatatgtatgaggtaatgagccaactctgggcTAAATNNNNNNNNNNNNNNNNNNNNNNNNNNNNNNNNNNNNNNNNNNNNNNNNNNctcccatcttcccccaccctactatatgtttaaggtaatggccaactcttgtctaaatcccaggtcccatggtgtgcctcgtGTTGTTCGACCTTATGCACCCTCTGTGATCTTATATTCTAACCAACTCCTAACttgtgaggtgtatgaactaaacacccgtgttataacgactatcgttaccccgccacgcgaggataaataagttacacatttttcatttataaagATACAGGTTGACTTCTACTTATCTCACTGACAACACCTTCTATCACGTGACAGTTACGTAGCAACGAGATCACGTGCCTACAACCTCAATCATATACCTGTCAATACATATCTGTTGTTGCAACAAACTATACTCCCTAAAACTAAATAAGTTGTAACCGCCCTTACAACGCTGTAGTAACTTCCACTCCATGCATGGGACAAGTATGAGCAAACACCAGCAGTCAGCCATATATCTCGTGTACAAGTATGCGACATGCGTCATTGCTACTTCAATGTGACACTTCAGTGAAACAACACATACCTTCATATACATTATAAACTATAGGGCCACAATAACTATATAAACGTATGTATAATTACGGCATACATAATTATAACTGACAAAACCCGGTGCAAGTTTTACCGTGGCTGTTATGTGAGGGTATCAGTACATAGTGTAACGTTATCTTTtcaaatacgatagcgaagattaacttaattaaaacaacaaatggaagggaattagcagcaaaactacAGTCGGTAAAACACACTGCATTTAATCTCTCGACAGttatataacacaaaatacaaaacttattaaaagACGTGACCCAACTATATCCAATATACGttgatattaaaacaacttatcAACTCACGATACGGCACACACAGCATACGTAGATACCTGGCTTAGTGAAACACAACGTAGTTATTAAACCGTCAATCCTggctatttggataatattctttgttaccGGAGGCGTAGAAATGAATTGAAACCAAAACCAACAGAGATATAAGAACACAATAATCCGTTAGTCACCGTTGTCACTATGGCAACACCTGGTAATACTCAACGTTATACGTTATATATGCCCTTGTATATAAGACATAGCGCTGTTCTATAGTATACACTCAGTATAATATGGTTGTAAGTTGTCTGTTCTTGTATAAGACCTATGTACAACACGCACTACGACTGATAAGACGACTTGAATACATAACATGCTATCGAGTTAACACGAAGTATTGATCCAACTTATATAAGTGGCAGACTAACATACCACGAATGTCTCTTCAACTAAAATAACCAGAGTGTTTCAAGTCGAATCgatatttaacaaattaaatattatctaGATGGAAAGTAAGTTAGtgtatactgtggggtaagatggaatatgGTTTGCACCTAAAACCTGTATTTTCTGACCGTGGTTTTGAACAACTaataacgctcttttagagtcgtgaggatacggtttaatatttatgtaaatattttttgtttgctaccaagcACAACAAATGGGCGAAAGAGAACAGAAACATGTCTCATTTaaatcttccccgactctgtCAAGCCATACCTATGTTAGTGCGTTACATTCAAACCACAACGTTATACACGAAGCGGTAATTACAACGGCAAGCCTAATTTGTCGCATATAAGTGATTGACAACTTATCCATCAGCTTGTAAAATATCGatcaacaataaaaacaataggTTTAGCAGCCAGGATACTTTTCCTCGAGCAGTTTTTACTCATTGCGCgtttaaacgactgtcgttcttTCTGTACAGATCTATCTATATACACTGCATGTAGGCTACCGATGTACTTTACTACAACACAGGGTCTTACCACGcgtaagtttaattttggCGCGCTATGACCATCATGCCatacaatgacgtcattaccgATGTGACGTAACGATGACGTATGACACGAGAATTGCAAACGAATATTGCATCCATTGTAACAATGCAAGCCATAGTAAAGGTCGAAATTCACCCTTTCGGACCCACAATGGCGCAGTTGGGGCTATTCCGGTGTTTCTGTGGCCCTGATgtaatgttaatgttatttctataaatGACGTCGTTTCTTGGCAGTgttcatgaatgaatgaagtcTCCACTCGGTGTCAGCAGAGGCCTCTTCATCAATCGTACCAAGTTTTATCTCATACACTGGAAATGATAACCAACCATATTATGATGAAATTAAAAGcctgttttttaaacagtttggtCCTATTGCATTATCTCATAGTGAGAAATAGGTTTTGGAGAAATCTGCCTGAATCTTGGGTCCCATACTCCCATATCGTGCCtgactataggacctcacccatatagaatgtgcatatacattgttggggtaatgggacaaatctggcctaaatcccaggtcccatggcgtgcctcactgtaggacctcacccatatagaatagaatgtgcatacacattgttggggtaatgggccaactctggtctaaatcccaggtcccatggcgtgcctcattgtaggacctcacccatatagaatagaatgtgcatatacaatgttggggtaatgggccaactctggtctaaatcccaggtcccatggtgtgcctcactgcaggaccttacccatatagaacagaatgtgcatatacattgttcgggtaatgggacaaatctggcctaaatcccaggtcccatggcgttcaattcaatatttttatgatcaggttatagaatagaatgtgcatacacattgttggggtaatgggccaactctggtctaaatcccaggtcccatggcgtgcctcattgtaggacctcacccatatagaatgtgcatatacaatgttggggtaatgggccaactctggcctaaatcccaggtcccatggtgtgcctcactgcaggaccttacccatatagaacagaatgtgcacAATAAATATACGCGACTTACATCTGAGTTGAAACCTGGGTCCAATTTCTttcaattcaatatttttatgatcAGGTTTGGAATAATTATGATGTCGGAATGAAATAAAATCGTCTTCGTTTATAAAAGATATCGTTCGTTTTGATTCGTCCTTGGGAACAGGGAATAATGCTTGGAGGATCGTTTTCACCTGGAGATAAATTTGGTGGTTTGTAAATTTTCGTTTtcaaaaagttgtaaaaatgtcagtgattttctatatatatatatatatgaggcATAGTTGAAACACCCAGTGTGCCTGGTGTGACATATTAtctcaacttttaaaacatgggtggCATCATATCTATATGTTTGACCACCCAAGTTTTGAgcttaaaaatagttttgcaGTAAATTTCAAAGATTAAGTAACAGGTTGTTAAAATGACCATAATTCTATAATTAACTTACCCTCTCTCCAagttttgatttaaagttgTGGAAAATAAGATGCGGGTAAACCTCGGACATTGTCCCAACATCTGGTATGTCGTGTCTCATCACACAGCCTGATATATTGAAGTACGCGGTTGGCCCATACGGTAGATGAGATATTATTAAGCCATCTGTGGAGTTAATGTGTTTGATCATTAAAAGAGGTTTCTAAATACTAATTGGCAAAACCTATGTAAAAAGTAGcgcaaatttaatatttaccaagtataatgatttttaaaaggttttaaattttaaactgcaGAATTTATgctgcaaatatattttatataatacaaagaaatatatttagatgAACATTTTATGTTCAATTTAACCTCATAATGGGAAAAgctttaataatattaactagGTTTTGCAGTATTATAACATAGTGCTACAATTAAAGGATAAATACATTTCATTCATGtattctaaaataataaacaaattctgAAATAATTGGATTATATTACAACTATTATTACGTTACTGTATACacattgtttgttgttaaatcATAATTAAAgataatagttttattttaaacaaaacaaaagataaaaaaatatatttaaaacataagctTTAGTGTTGTTTATTACCTGGGTTTCCTCTATGTTCATGCAGAATAATAAAGTCTGTGACATCATTAGCGCGACAAGCAGCAACTAATGCTTTCATTTCATGATTGCCACGATTGAGACGTTGAGAGTTCGGGAAGATTAATTTCACTTCCTGGgatattattaaacatatattagggtggggaagatgggacactttttcattctattttctcgtcttatttaatttatagcAGTAAACAAgtaggaattataaaacctatctgaacgactcccataggccgttgttaagtgtttaaaacacaaccgGGATATTTAGATACTACGAGTTTAAAGTACCCCATTTTTTCCCACTCTCAAAAACAACCTTTGCAATATAGGCGACGGGGCTTGTCaggaaaaataaacataacttttatctGAAAACAGTCAACATCTGCAAGAAACgttatctaaaaaaattattaactgGTAAAATATCAAGATTATCAGCATCAACCTTAGCGAATTGTTTGAGCTTGGAGCTTGGGTCCCTTGATGTCGTCACCATAATCTTGGGATCTTCAACCCCCACCCACTTATACTCATCATCTATGGAAGATTTCACCCCATCTCCCCCCTCGTCATCGTATTCGAGGTTCGTCTGGAGGTCGAGCGCATCTTTTCGCAACTCAGTCGGGATGCTCTTGTTTTCTGTAAAAGATATAACgagaattttttatttggggTGATAGCTGAGTTAGTTTATAGACAAAACCAAATTTGAATTTTGcacaaaatctgttttttttagagttGAGTGAGTCATTACGCAACTCAGTGGAAACTGGGAATGCTcgtatttctgtttaaaataatgtgttGCTTATCTACAATTGCCACaatattgcagtgtgtggataaacaGACATAACTTTTGGACATAATTAACTTAATCTTTACCGTCAAGAGCATTTTTTAGTTTCCTTTTCCTTTCTTGGATAGATCTTTGCTTTTCTTCAATCGATTTACGATAAATATATTCCCTTCTTTCGCGTGCTTGGCGCCGAATCTATAAAAAATTCTAACTTGCTATTACATAAAATACAATGACAAACGGTAAGctatatagaaaaacaacaaagaattAGGAACAAagacatttgttaaaacaattatgcGTAAAAACTAAAGACTATAGGATTATAAATAGACAGATTCCAGTAGCTTAATAGCTGCAAGACACTTATATTACTGCTCaaacttcatttaaaaaataaataacttaaaaagttttttataaagggTAAAGGATTACAACAGCTTATTATTAAACCACAATCTATTGCAAAAAGTTAAACCATAAACTTACCATGATTTCTTGGCCAAACTCCGCTTTACTTGCTTTAAAATTGACAACAAAactcaaattttaatttaaaatacaaagtttattCGGCACGAACATGTGCGTTCCGTTGGTTAGTTCGGCAAGTAATAACTTTTCTCTCAAAAGGTTGGGTGTATATTCGGGGAGTGAAATATAACGTCATTGCCAACAACATAGCCGACGTAGGTAAttatcatgacgtcatatattaTGAAGTCAATGTTTTTCTTCTAGTTTAAAGCTTTAATAAAGTTACcaaaactaatatttacaAGCTGTCAATCAACGCTCTGCACCGCAATTTGTGTCTCTACTGCCAGCGTGCGGCCCAGTCTTTTTAGCTATTTCGGTTTCGTTCGCAAATTTGCTTTACCAAGAATACTACAATACATACGACaactgtttttcattttattttatttataacagcaGCGCAAAATATTgtacaaaataacacagtattGTCTTGAGAGTTGCttgctgcaaaataaaaacaggattaaaataccttcatagtttatgtggctggcgttggtggaaagccactacggcacgacaagcccccagccaatggtagtgggtttctactctggtgagaaacccttgcgggatgttactgtccacgcaggttaaagaaacctCATAGACAAAAAATGCACACACCGTGCACAACAAACACACAGAGACACAaggacaaaaataatacaaccaCGTGCACAAAGAAAATGTGACTAAAATACACAACAGCtcattcatacaaaaaaagggGGCAATTATCAAAAAGTAATAAATGCGGACATAATCGTTGaaacatctacaaataaaGTACAGTTCAAATCCTAaaggataatcatctgcagtgtacaccatattgaatgtccgaccgcaaggagtcgaagccaaCAACAGCTCCGCACGTCCCAATCAAAAGGTGagtcgccatgttggtaccgcgatactctcatCGTATCTTCACACCATATAATATCGTTCGGATGTTCCGCACCGCATCGGCCGTTACGAAACTATGTCAGGTTGTAACGAACCGCATTAACAGTGACCGAAATAAccgagcgtagcatcactggcggcgacgtccacgcaacaaccTGACCGTTAAGTAACTCAATCAAaactgacgtaaccgcaccgaacgcagagtcatgacaatgctctgacccaccgtatcgacgtcgtagcgtaattgtgacgtggccatcatcccaatcacgctacatgacgtttaaatacaaaattagggtttaatttataaagattatatttatatgctcatattatactgcgtgttaatattactcgagtatttgtgtaccaacatggCGTCCTCACCAAGCAATCAGGACAATACAGAATCGCTGAAGGATTCGACCTTTGTAGACGAAGTACccaatagagtgtacaacaacaaaatctgatccagcaagatgttcgccatagtttcattgcatatatttcatggacatgcaaaatgcactagagcagtgactgactaaaaatagctggcaacattgGGTCCAGCAGAATAAGAATACAACAGCGCAgacaagacacacatacaaCAGGCAACTCATACTAATAATACTCAAACCTCAAACCGTGTATCCTTTAtcggcgtcttcgtctttgttctttgTCTGCAAAACAAACGTAATAGTtaacaatacatttaaaacatttacgACTTTTTACGACAGTATTAGTTTCAAGTAACATTATGCCTTGTTTCGTTAACACTAGCTATCATTGCAATGGTTACGTCATATCTTACAgtttaatgtttacaaaaaaaacatatttagttgTGTTAAAGAAATCTTCATAAGAACTGATAATTCTACCTTGGGCTTTTCCTCGGCAGCTTTATTCGCtgacttttctgcaacaatatAATCGTTAAACATcggtttgtatattataacgtcataattaccttcattcTTCTTTCATTCCATGGTCCgcttgatcctctgtgacgtcacataccatgtGTTCTAAATATATCGAAGATGTTAAAACTATTTGAAAGGAAGTGGtgtgacaaaacaataaacttacgaagtgggttctttcgttgcgtcatcaccacttcgtgacgtcacatcatcgaagtttctagaaaagagctaatgtacgtaacaatgccaattgtgatttatactttaccaattctttgatcttcttgcttcgcgctcatagcgcaaatataattagaatatacatgtaatgtgccttgcgtcgacgcagaacgcgcatggggccccataaAAAATCGCAAAACGCACGCGTAGAAAAAAtcgcattgtgacgtagaaAGTATACGGTCGAGCTATGACCTATAACGTAACCAACACGAGCGAAAGCGATTATATctactatgacgtaactatCATACGcagcgattgtgacgtaacaaacgaagcGTTGGTGCAAACCGATGTCGCGTCGCGAGTGACCTACGTATTATGACGTGATAAAGAACGGTGACGCAAATTCTGAAATAAACAGGTTTAATattagaataaattaaaaatgtttaaaacgcaaGGCACAATACTTGTTACCAGCGTTTTCTAAGTTTGTTATTCataatatcaaatatatttccatataaaagtatttaagaatatttatttaataaattaatagtttaatgcttgcaaaaagtattttaataatagTTCATTGAATATTACTCAACTTAAAATCTTGAAATACAATCCACATTAGTTGCAGAACCAACTTCAACCAACCGTCCACGTAGTGTAACTGCCACGCATTGGAAGGCGAGTGTTTTGTAAGCGAGGAATGCGAACCAATCAACCGAAAGCGGGAAGGGCTAATCAACGTTGAAAAGTGTTGCCtgtggttttgttttgtacatttttttcttcccCTTAAAGTTAGTCATACCAAAGCTGACTGTAAACACTGCTTttaaagttacttttaaaaacgCTGTTTTAACCACAGTCGTTTAGATTCTTTCATGGGCTGTGATAGCGTAGCAAATATACTTATAGAGTTATAgactttattttgtgtttgtaataCGCGTGTTTGGGCTTTAACacaatgcgaggataaactaGCGATTATGGAaacgctttttaactgacaccTTCACACATGTTAtccgtagcgtgttttaacgactggcgttttgctgttgattctcttctcttcgtattttttaaaataaaaagagttTTGCTACCGTATTCCAAGAGTTAACGCCAAACTATGTTACGCGACAAACAACTTACAATAAGCCagcgtagtaaacaaacaaaacaaccaagTTTTGGCAAGTTCATACTGTGATAAATATCAAACAAAATGTTCTAATTACGAGCAAGCTTTTTACAGCTGAGGAAAGTAGTTTCTCCTCACCTGCAGCCGTTGGCAACTAACCACAGTTTATTTTCTATCCGGTGGCTTACAACGGTTCAAGAATGCCGTGCCTTTCGTGTCGATGTCGGGTTATATTTGTTCGGACCGTTGAATTTGGACCTggcgctactgcgcatgcgcgaTCGGAACTAATTTATCACGACACTGAAACGTTTTGGCAGCTTCGTGTGTTTGCCGCTAAACAAACTGATTCATCGAACATAAGTTCAACATGCACGATGTGATATGCGTGTGCCCTGTAAGTCAAGGTGATAAATAagataacatttttaaaacgatGAAATATGTTAAACATTGTATCCGCAAGGTGGCGGTAGAGTAGATGCAACATTTGCACTGATTATTTtgattgtaaacaaatttaacccATCGCTATACTACTGTCActattgtttaacaaaatctttCACCGACAGCAATGTTATCTCGCATCTCATCAAATTCCGCGATCGCGATTTAATTATAACGTCATAGTTAACATTTATGACGACATCATTCGATAACAAACCAGGTTTACCCTGGCGTAGAATGGCGTTTTATTTGCCACCCACTGTGAGttgctttttataaagttcCACCCTTTTTAGTCATagctgttatatttattttattcgtagcgtgttataacgactgccgttttgtttttaattcccATTTCTTCGTTGTGTTAATTGAATAGAACTTTTAAAGCTTATGCGCAAAACCGATGCAAattattttggttaaaaaacatttcagtTCAATTTACTGctaataaactttaataatcTCAATGTATTCGATCTCATTAACCTATGTTTCAACCCAGAGGTAACTTGGACCAGTGCCACACATCTGGTTATTGCGTGCAGCACCTGACGTATTCGTTACAGAAGAAAAACGCAAATATAGCGGGCGTGGTTAGGACGATACGGCTCCTTATAAATGACTTTGAGGAAATATTTTCAGAATTCTTTTCAAGATGTTGAAGTTGTGTCTTATCTTGTTTTGTGCGGGAATTGCGGCGGGTGAGTTGGTAGTTTATCTAAAATATTTcgatttaatttataaaagcttttattttcgtttaataCCAATGCTCCAATTGATTATAAAGCACCTGAGttagattaaataaatgtgatgtttattaaataaaatcgcCTATGATTTTAAATACACGAAGATCGATGCTTATTATTCGTTGCCGAATATTTGGATTTCGTTACTCGCTGTAAAAAAACGacctaaattaaaagttacaatTGCCTACACAAATAAGTTGCTTTATTACCGCAGGTTTGCAATGTTGGACATGCGATAATGTGTTCAGTCACCAGGATTGTCTCGACCAAGGAAGACTGGTAACCTGCGATGATAGTCAGGTAACAACGTCATGATAACGTCATacgttgatgacgtcatgcgaTGACGTATTATGACTTTGGGGCGTGGATGTGTtatgtacattttatttgtgaGATATTTTCGTGTtatggtgacgtcatagataaattatgacgtaacgatatattctgatgacgtcatttttatactttatccAGTCCTGAAGATTCGTAAATCCCCAAACACGAAATaactatttatattgtttctacaGACCACGTGCCAGATCGAGCTACGTCACGGGGGTTGGGGGAATAACCCGTTGATTAAGAAATCTTGTAAACAACTTACAGCGTGTGGTTCGAATCATATGCAGGTGAGATGGTTAGTCCTCTCCACCGTTGTAGTGGTGTAACGTAATGTT
It includes:
- the LOC100175279 gene encoding probable inactive protein kinase DDB_G0270444 isoform X1, whose amino-acid sequence is MDRSSPQETGDDVIVPPSLSSDTEDETIKDKGGSSDPDPGAMLLGDLEDQKIEDEITIDLDEEVLEDGVKDDLQLDVGLKEETKDAGSKENVEDIPDGPKLEDDDLKCESEVGGSKEDVKDLKNEVGVVGLKEEVKLDDDHALSPISEEPHQVVEVVDGGITIEGTGAQDDETIDITANTPILTEDKDLLKKIEEMETQLSMSRGEIELFKQKLSNLETNEEFKNWKNRSADSYVIEEKNKELSERIIEQGKLLEGSKLQQDVLNNKIVELKDQELKTVEEMRQKQEELERLRSQVAELSTTVTQLSQNLANSAANGNGDSLQQKPDHASSSTSLNKSAQVSKSRFCIVL
- the LOC100175279 gene encoding digestive organ expansion factor homolog isoform X2; the protein is MDRSSPQETGDDVIVPPSLSSDTEDETIKDKGGSSDPDPGAMLLGDLEDQKIEDEITIDLDEEVLEDGVKDDLQLDVGLKEETKDAGSKENVEDIPDGPKLEDDDLKCESEVGGSKEDVKDLKNEVGVVGLKEEVKLDDDHALSPISEEPHQVVEVVDDDETIDITANTPILTEDKDLLKKIEEMETQLSMSRGEIELFKQKLSNLETNEEFKNWKNRSADSYVIEEKNKELSERIIEQGKLLEGSKLQQDVLNNKIVELKDQELKTVEEMRQKQEELERLRSQVAELSTTVTQLSQNLANSAANGNGDSLQQKPDHASSSTSLNKSAQVSKSRFCIVL
- the LOC100185465 gene encoding U3 small nucleolar ribonucleoprotein protein IMP4-like; this encodes MIRRQARERREYIYRKSIEEKQRSIQERKRKLKNALDENKSIPTELRKDALDLQTNLEYDDEGGDGVKSSIDDEYKWVGVEDPKIMVTTSRDPSSKLKQFAKEVKLIFPNSQRLNRGNHEMKALVAACRANDVTDFIILHEHRGNPDGLIISHLPYGPTAYFNISGCVMRHDIPDVGTMSEVYPHLIFHNFKSKLGERVKTILQALFPVPKDESKRTISFINEDDFISFRHHNYSKPDHKNIELKEIGPRFQLRLYEIKLGTIDEEASADTEWRLHSFMNTAKKRRHL